Proteins from one SAR324 cluster bacterium genomic window:
- a CDS encoding acyl-CoA dehydrogenase family protein codes for MSLLNFTEEHDLFRKTVKQFVEKEIRPNVEQWELAGKTPRHVWERAGELGFLGLTYPEEYGGMNADYLYTLILSEELARCDSPGVSLGLAVQTDMATPAIAHFGNEFLKRNYLEPAIRGKMICSIAVTEPGCGSDVAGIRTKAVKHGDSYLINGTKMFITNGTQADFLTLLARTSDAQGHGGFSLFVVPTNTPGFSVGRSLKKISHLSSDTAEIVLEDVRVSEEHRIGDEGKGFVYQMKQFQFERLAGAFQMLGAMKRCYELTKTYIQQRETFGQALASYQVTKHKMAQMLAEIMSVEALAQYCVSRVQAGGDFTRDTSILKLIAAQTQMRVTNECCQLHGGYGLMAEYAVARYYRDSKLSEIGGGSNEVMKEIIAKMEGFR; via the coding sequence ATGAGTTTGTTGAATTTTACTGAAGAACATGACCTTTTCCGAAAAACTGTGAAACAATTTGTTGAAAAAGAAATTCGACCGAATGTGGAACAATGGGAGCTGGCGGGCAAAACACCACGCCATGTATGGGAACGTGCCGGAGAATTGGGTTTTCTCGGACTCACCTATCCTGAGGAATATGGCGGAATGAATGCGGATTATCTTTACACACTGATCTTATCAGAAGAATTAGCTCGTTGCGATTCTCCAGGGGTATCCCTTGGACTGGCTGTGCAAACAGATATGGCGACTCCGGCAATTGCTCATTTTGGCAATGAATTTCTGAAACGCAATTATCTTGAACCCGCAATCCGTGGAAAAATGATCTGTTCCATTGCGGTTACAGAGCCTGGATGCGGTTCGGATGTGGCAGGAATTCGAACCAAAGCGGTCAAGCATGGTGATTCTTACCTTATCAATGGCACCAAAATGTTCATTACCAATGGAACTCAGGCCGATTTTCTGACACTGCTCGCACGGACCAGTGACGCACAGGGACATGGCGGGTTTTCGCTGTTTGTTGTCCCAACCAACACACCGGGGTTTTCCGTGGGCCGGTCGCTTAAAAAAATCAGCCATCTTTCATCAGACACTGCCGAGATTGTTCTGGAAGACGTTCGTGTTTCGGAAGAGCATCGGATTGGTGATGAAGGCAAAGGGTTTGTGTATCAGATGAAACAGTTTCAGTTCGAACGTCTTGCGGGAGCGTTTCAAATGCTGGGTGCCATGAAGCGGTGTTATGAGTTGACTAAAACCTATATTCAGCAACGGGAAACGTTTGGTCAGGCATTGGCATCCTACCAGGTGACCAAACATAAAATGGCGCAGATGCTGGCGGAAATTATGTCCGTTGAAGCATTGGCTCAGTATTGTGTTTCCAGAGTTCAGGCTGGTGGCGATTTCACCAGAGATACGTCCATTCTGAAACTGATCGCCGCCCAAACCCAGATGCGGGTTACGAACGAATGCTGTCAGCTTCATGGCGGTTATGGCTTGATGGCAGAATATGCGGTAGCCCGCTATTACAGAGACTCCAAACTTTCAGAGATAGGCGGTGGATCGAATGAAGTCATGAAAGAAATCATTGCCAAAATGGAAGGGTTTCGTTGA
- a CDS encoding HAD-IA family hydrolase, translating into MNSKKITHVLYDMDGLLLDTEQFYTIVTQEIVGKFGKTFDWSVKSRMIGKKAIDAANILVNALNLPIKPEQYLEQRNERLRELFPSAEPLPGAMRLTQHLARQGIPQGVATSTTREMFALKTSRHKSWFDVFQTVITGDDPRVKQGKPAPDIFLAVADELGGRPEDCLVFEDAPSGMEAALKAGMSVVVVPDPNMAHDVYREAHQILNSLEEFNPKLWGLPVF; encoded by the coding sequence ATGAACTCTAAAAAAATCACCCATGTGCTGTATGATATGGATGGATTGCTGCTCGACACCGAACAGTTTTACACCATTGTCACTCAGGAGATTGTCGGAAAATTCGGCAAGACGTTCGATTGGTCTGTCAAATCAAGGATGATTGGTAAAAAAGCGATTGATGCGGCAAACATTCTGGTCAACGCCTTGAATCTGCCTATCAAGCCAGAGCAATATCTGGAACAACGAAATGAGCGTTTGCGGGAACTCTTTCCTTCTGCGGAACCTCTTCCGGGCGCAATGCGGTTGACACAGCATCTGGCCCGTCAGGGTATTCCACAAGGTGTGGCAACCAGCACCACCCGTGAAATGTTTGCTCTCAAAACATCCCGTCACAAAAGCTGGTTCGATGTATTTCAGACCGTGATTACGGGCGATGATCCAAGGGTGAAACAGGGGAAACCCGCACCGGATATTTTTCTGGCTGTGGCTGATGAACTGGGTGGCAGGCCTGAGGATTGTCTGGTTTTTGAAGATGCCCCCTCAGGAATGGAAGCTGCTTTGAAAGCCGGTATGTCGGTCGTTGTGGTACCTGATCCCAACATGGCGCATGACGTTTACAGAGAGGCACATCAGATTCTCAACAGTCTGGAAGAATTCAATCCGAAATTGTGGGGGCTTCCTGTGTTTTAA
- a CDS encoding IS4 family transposase has translation MLITTVAPWIEQEFATLKFNDERLNIRAMTILSDQYSSPQATLYGSSADEANAKGVYRFQSNPKVSEDELLKSHREASVKRAGAYSVVLGVHDTTQLDFSTQSQKHGTGPLQTLKQRGFLLHPVVLFTPEKIPLGTVFVKLLSRDDETFGKSKQRAQRPIEEKESYRWIESVQQLATLQKELPHTELVSVSDAESDIYELFLEAQTTAQGPTVLVRAAHNRKLDQEVQKLWPYMEQTAPGFEIELEIPRKDHHPGRYAQAQVSYAQITLPKPANKTGVPVKL, from the coding sequence ATGTTGATAACTACGGTAGCTCCCTGGATTGAGCAGGAATTTGCAACATTAAAATTTAATGATGAACGACTGAACATACGAGCAATGACGATATTATCTGATCAATATTCGAGTCCTCAGGCCACGCTGTATGGAAGCAGTGCCGATGAAGCAAATGCCAAAGGCGTGTACCGTTTTCAAAGCAATCCGAAAGTATCTGAAGATGAACTTCTCAAAAGCCATCGTGAGGCCAGTGTGAAACGGGCCGGCGCCTATTCGGTTGTATTAGGAGTCCACGACACGACCCAACTGGATTTTAGTACACAATCCCAAAAACATGGTACGGGTCCTCTTCAGACACTAAAACAGCGTGGATTCCTGTTACACCCTGTGGTGTTGTTTACTCCGGAAAAAATTCCTCTGGGTACGGTCTTTGTCAAACTCTTGTCCCGTGATGATGAAACCTTTGGTAAAAGTAAACAACGTGCCCAACGTCCCATTGAAGAAAAAGAAAGTTATCGTTGGATTGAGTCTGTTCAACAACTGGCGACCCTCCAGAAAGAACTTCCCCACACGGAGTTAGTTTCTGTTTCGGACGCCGAATCCGATATTTATGAACTTTTTTTGGAAGCTCAAACGACCGCTCAAGGACCGACCGTCTTAGTCCGGGCGGCGCATAACCGGAAATTAGATCAGGAAGTTCAAAAACTTTGGCCTTATATGGAACAAACCGCCCCGGGATTTGAAATCGAGTTGGAGATTCCCCGTAAAGACCATCATCCAGGCCGATACGCTCAAGCTCAAGTGAGTTACGCGCAGATCACCCTGCCCAAACCCGCTAATAAAACCGGGGTACCCGTAAAACTCT
- the scpB gene encoding SMC-Scp complex subunit ScpB gives MKPSSNFTEIVEAILFVSSRPVSVKQITEAVEGLSTVMVRECVKKLNRDYEKTGRVFRIETIGDGYQMRTLVQYREWVVKSDESKTIKLSPAMMETLSIVAYKQPSTRAQIEQIRGVDCSYSLRTLLQKKLIKIVGREQVPGRPSLYGTSKLFLEVFGLKDMKSLPSLNELGMADNESTQMELPLNVEPEPETTPET, from the coding sequence ATGAAACCTTCCTCCAATTTTACTGAAATCGTTGAAGCCATTTTATTTGTTTCCTCCCGACCTGTCTCAGTGAAGCAGATCACGGAGGCGGTGGAAGGGCTTTCTACTGTGATGGTGCGGGAATGTGTCAAGAAATTGAACCGTGATTATGAGAAAACAGGCAGAGTGTTCCGGATTGAAACCATTGGGGACGGATACCAGATGCGAACACTGGTGCAATATCGGGAATGGGTTGTGAAATCTGATGAATCAAAAACCATTAAGTTGTCACCTGCCATGATGGAAACCCTGTCCATCGTGGCTTACAAACAACCCAGCACCCGGGCACAGATAGAGCAGATCCGAGGGGTGGACTGTTCCTATTCCCTGCGGACCCTGCTACAGAAAAAGCTGATCAAAATTGTTGGAAGAGAACAGGTTCCCGGACGCCCCAGCCTTTATGGAACATCCAAACTGTTTCTGGAAGTATTCGGACTCAAGGACATGAAAAGTCTCCCCTCCCTGAATGAACTGGGCATGGCAGACAATGAATCCACTCAAATGGAATTACCGCTCAATGTTGAGCCTGAACCGGAAACGACTCCAGAAACGTAA
- a CDS encoding anthranilate synthase component I encodes MNHSQYTTSGGIVIEKQITNLHLANALDPVYQRINDHQGVLLVSNYEYPDRYSRWDIGFVGPALELYSTSRKFTINALNKNGKLLLPLLAVALKKHPHLESLHSSEDSLSGEVLPMPAFFPEEERSKQPSIFSVIRCFYALFQGADDYLGLYGSMGYDLVFQFENITPRHSRNHEIHDCHLFFPLELYVVDRQKEVAYKLEYTIHTPEGHTTSDHSGLRYPVVQGNADGVIACDHQPGEFERKVSAIREGCRRGDFFEVVLSQSFSTGFDEPPLTLFQRICQSNPSPYTFLINLGHEHLIGASPEMYVRVENGRFETCPISGTVPVGNSPMETAEHIKQLISSEKEESELTMCTDVDRNDMSRICIPGSVKLRGRRLIEMYSRLIHTVDHVEGQLSAEYDALDAVLCHMWACTVTGSPKPIAMQTIEDLENSPREWYSGCIGVLKFNGNVSTGMTIRTIQLKQGKATVRAGATLLFDSDPALEERETRIKSSAFLEAVLGKKLIKSVKVPRIPSGKNKTVLFVDNQDSFVHTLANYVRQTDARVITLRSGFPPSMIDDIKPDLIFISPGPKTPRELGVPELVGEAVKRNIPVFGVCLGHQGMAEFFGGTLKTFETPIHGKPSKIFHNNQSIFEGLPNPFIAGRYHSLYVERETLPECLEILAETDDGVIMALRHKSKPVVTVQFHPESILSLKDEAGISLIHRVLELLPGQQ; translated from the coding sequence ATGAATCATAGCCAATACACTACTTCTGGCGGTATCGTCATTGAAAAACAAATCACAAACCTGCACCTTGCCAACGCTCTTGATCCGGTCTACCAGCGCATCAATGATCACCAGGGGGTGCTACTGGTAAGCAACTATGAATATCCTGACCGCTATTCACGCTGGGATATCGGTTTTGTCGGCCCGGCTCTGGAACTTTATTCCACATCCAGAAAATTCACGATCAACGCCCTGAATAAAAATGGAAAACTGCTGTTGCCACTGCTTGCTGTTGCCTTGAAAAAACACCCACACCTTGAATCATTGCACAGTTCTGAGGACTCGCTGTCTGGTGAAGTTCTTCCCATGCCAGCTTTTTTCCCTGAAGAAGAACGTAGCAAACAACCCAGTATATTTTCAGTGATCCGCTGTTTCTATGCCTTGTTTCAGGGGGCTGATGACTATCTGGGACTCTATGGCTCGATGGGCTATGATCTGGTTTTTCAATTTGAAAATATTACGCCCAGACATTCACGAAATCATGAAATTCATGATTGCCATCTGTTTTTTCCGCTGGAACTGTATGTGGTTGACCGCCAGAAAGAAGTGGCTTACAAGCTGGAATACACCATTCACACCCCGGAGGGACATACTACCAGTGATCACAGTGGCCTGCGTTATCCGGTTGTGCAGGGAAATGCGGATGGTGTGATTGCCTGCGATCATCAACCCGGTGAATTTGAAAGGAAAGTTTCAGCAATCCGTGAAGGATGCCGCCGTGGTGACTTTTTTGAAGTGGTGCTGTCACAATCCTTCTCCACCGGTTTTGACGAACCACCGCTGACACTGTTCCAGCGAATTTGTCAAAGCAATCCGAGTCCCTATACGTTTTTGATCAACCTTGGGCATGAACATCTCATTGGCGCATCCCCGGAAATGTATGTGCGTGTCGAAAATGGCCGTTTTGAAACCTGTCCCATTTCAGGCACGGTTCCAGTTGGAAACAGCCCCATGGAGACCGCGGAACACATCAAACAGCTCATCTCCTCGGAAAAGGAAGAATCAGAACTGACCATGTGCACCGATGTCGATCGTAATGACATGTCCCGCATCTGTATTCCGGGAAGTGTCAAACTCCGTGGACGCCGTCTGATAGAAATGTATTCGCGACTGATCCATACTGTCGATCATGTGGAAGGACAACTGTCTGCGGAATATGACGCGCTGGATGCTGTCTTGTGCCACATGTGGGCTTGTACCGTGACGGGGTCTCCCAAGCCCATTGCCATGCAGACCATTGAGGATCTGGAAAACTCACCAAGAGAATGGTACAGCGGATGTATTGGCGTGCTGAAATTCAATGGAAACGTCAGCACCGGAATGACCATCAGAACCATTCAGCTCAAACAGGGTAAAGCGACGGTGCGCGCAGGAGCTACCCTGCTGTTTGATTCTGATCCGGCACTTGAAGAACGGGAAACCCGCATCAAATCATCAGCGTTTCTGGAAGCGGTGCTCGGGAAAAAACTGATCAAATCTGTCAAGGTGCCCCGGATTCCCTCAGGAAAAAATAAAACAGTGCTGTTTGTAGACAATCAGGACAGTTTTGTTCACACGCTGGCGAACTACGTCCGACAGACTGACGCCAGGGTCATTACCCTGCGTTCCGGATTTCCACCGTCCATGATTGATGACATCAAACCGGATCTGATTTTCATTTCTCCCGGTCCCAAAACGCCTCGTGAATTAGGGGTTCCTGAACTTGTCGGCGAAGCTGTTAAACGAAATATTCCTGTATTTGGCGTATGCCTGGGACATCAGGGCATGGCAGAATTTTTCGGAGGAACCCTGAAAACATTTGAAACACCAATCCACGGAAAACCTTCAAAAATCTTCCATAACAACCAGTCCATTTTTGAGGGATTGCCCAATCCCTTCATTGCGGGACGCTATCATAGTCTCTATGTGGAACGTGAAACCCTGCCGGAATGCCTGGAAATTCTTGCGGAAACAGACGACGGGGTGATCATGGCCTTGCGCCACAAATCAAAACCTGTGGTCACTGTGCAATTCCATCCTGAATCCATCCTGAGTCTCAAGGATGAAGCTGGAATCAGCCTGATCCATCGTGTTCTGGAACTGCTTCCCGGACAACAATGA
- a CDS encoding YggU family protein, whose protein sequence is MTQTPFHWNEKTLTLHLHIQPGASRNRWQGFYQDQIKLSIAAPPVEGQANKKCIEFLAKSFHVAKSDVTILRGENNRSKLIQIHNADPEIWKSILNTFKPS, encoded by the coding sequence ATGACACAAACCCCATTTCATTGGAACGAGAAAACCCTCACACTTCATCTGCACATTCAACCTGGAGCTTCCAGAAACCGCTGGCAGGGATTTTATCAGGACCAGATCAAATTGAGCATTGCCGCGCCTCCGGTTGAAGGACAGGCCAATAAAAAATGCATCGAATTTCTCGCAAAATCATTCCATGTCGCCAAATCGGATGTAACCATTCTCCGTGGAGAGAATAACCGGTCCAAGCTCATTCAAATCCACAATGCTGACCCTGAAATATGGAAATCAATTCTAAATACCTTCAAGCCATCCTGA
- a CDS encoding ATP-dependent RecD-like DNA helicase gives MSQEEQTLIGVLEKIIRSFPETGFMIGGFREEKTGQYLIIKGSVFNVNENDILQIKGHWEQHRIYGKQFSVSEFMPTLPQSVEGIERYLSSDMFHGIGKATAKRIVEKFGEDTFRIIDESPQELLKVERFTKKHLQAVLDVHEEQKELRELLSFLYSLGISQTYARKIYNFYGISCVPVIQSNPYTLTEIQGIGFLTADQVASRLGFGNNSPERAVAGLLYMLEQLAQSGHTCYPRELLLEKTSQDLHIEQPVLQTAITQLLADHSLKERLIIRNEQTLSFIARPRYYYAEKRTAEALMRIFQSSSYTRFEQKETLISRQEARWGMSLDAIQREAIQAALEHKVLIITGGPGTGKTTIIRFILELIKPHIPSIALAAPTGRAAKRLTETTGMPAVTIHRMLEYGRQGFVRNRDNPLETELLIVDETSMIDCLLMDALMDALPVESRLILVGDIDQLPSVGPGTVLQDLIHSGEIPVIRLQTIFRQSNNSLITLNAHKVRKGEYPEIHEAQGDLADFYFIRESDQDAIVAKILTMVTERIPQRFGFDAKLDIQVLSPMHRGLTGTIALNARLQAALNPSDTFLEHRDYRYSKGDKVMQQQNSYDKEVFNGDVGIVMDCNPKTKELWVQYDVGIVHYDEQELDQILLAYAISVHKSQGSEYPAVIVPVTAQHYVMLQRNLLYTAITRGKKLVILIGTPKALKLAVDNASPMTRYTALLDELNARHR, from the coding sequence ATGAGTCAGGAAGAACAAACACTGATAGGTGTTCTGGAAAAAATCATCCGCTCCTTTCCCGAAACCGGGTTCATGATCGGTGGCTTCCGCGAAGAAAAAACCGGGCAATATCTCATCATCAAGGGTTCCGTTTTCAATGTGAATGAAAATGATATCCTGCAAATCAAGGGACACTGGGAACAACACCGCATTTATGGAAAACAGTTTTCGGTGTCAGAATTCATGCCAACCCTTCCCCAATCGGTTGAAGGCATTGAACGCTATTTGTCATCCGATATGTTTCATGGCATAGGAAAAGCGACAGCAAAACGCATTGTGGAAAAATTCGGAGAAGATACCTTCAGGATCATTGATGAATCGCCGCAAGAGTTACTCAAGGTGGAACGCTTCACCAAAAAACACCTTCAGGCTGTGCTGGATGTTCATGAAGAACAGAAGGAACTACGTGAACTGTTGAGCTTTCTTTACAGTTTGGGAATCTCGCAGACTTATGCCCGTAAAATTTACAATTTTTATGGAATAAGCTGTGTGCCTGTCATCCAGAGCAACCCCTACACCCTCACAGAAATTCAGGGCATTGGCTTCCTCACCGCGGATCAGGTGGCCTCCAGACTGGGCTTTGGCAACAATTCGCCGGAACGCGCAGTCGCGGGGTTATTGTATATGCTGGAGCAACTGGCTCAGAGCGGACACACCTGTTATCCCCGAGAATTGCTCCTCGAAAAAACCTCGCAGGACCTTCACATTGAACAACCCGTTCTTCAAACCGCCATCACCCAACTGCTGGCAGACCATTCCCTGAAAGAGCGGCTTATTATCCGTAATGAGCAAACCCTGTCGTTCATTGCGAGACCACGGTATTATTATGCGGAAAAACGAACGGCTGAAGCCCTGATGCGGATTTTCCAGAGCAGTTCCTACACCCGGTTTGAGCAGAAGGAAACACTCATCAGCCGTCAGGAAGCCCGTTGGGGCATGTCGCTGGACGCCATTCAGCGTGAGGCCATTCAAGCCGCTCTGGAACACAAGGTACTGATCATCACCGGCGGTCCGGGCACAGGAAAAACGACCATCATCCGCTTCATTCTGGAACTGATAAAACCGCATATTCCATCCATCGCACTGGCGGCACCCACTGGCCGGGCGGCTAAACGTCTTACGGAAACAACCGGAATGCCTGCCGTGACCATTCACCGGATGCTGGAATATGGCCGGCAGGGATTTGTACGAAATCGGGACAATCCCCTGGAGACTGAACTGCTGATTGTGGATGAAACCTCCATGATCGACTGCCTGCTCATGGATGCCCTGATGGATGCCCTTCCGGTGGAATCAAGACTGATTCTGGTTGGCGATATTGACCAACTGCCGTCTGTCGGACCGGGAACCGTTCTGCAGGATCTGATTCATTCCGGAGAAATTCCGGTCATTCGTCTGCAAACCATTTTCCGCCAGTCCAACAACAGTCTGATCACCCTCAATGCCCACAAGGTACGCAAGGGAGAATACCCTGAAATCCATGAAGCACAGGGAGATCTCGCCGATTTTTATTTCATCCGCGAATCAGATCAGGACGCGATTGTAGCCAAAATTCTGACAATGGTGACTGAGCGGATTCCCCAACGTTTTGGTTTTGACGCAAAACTGGACATCCAGGTGCTGTCGCCCATGCACCGTGGTCTGACAGGAACCATTGCCCTCAACGCGAGATTACAGGCCGCGCTCAATCCATCGGATACATTTCTGGAACATCGGGATTACCGTTACAGCAAAGGCGACAAGGTCATGCAACAACAGAACAGTTATGACAAGGAAGTGTTCAACGGGGATGTGGGAATTGTCATGGATTGCAATCCGAAAACCAAAGAATTATGGGTGCAGTATGATGTGGGCATTGTGCACTACGACGAACAGGAACTGGACCAGATTCTGCTGGCCTATGCCATTTCAGTGCATAAATCCCAGGGAAGTGAATATCCGGCAGTGATTGTACCAGTGACAGCCCAGCATTATGTCATGCTTCAGCGCAATCTGTTATACACGGCCATCACTCGTGGAAAAAAACTGGTCATTCTCATTGGAACCCCCAAAGCCTTGAAACTGGCCGTGGATAATGCCAGCCCCATGACCCGATACACCGCCTTGCTGGATGAGTTAAACGCCCGGCATCGTTGA
- a CDS encoding cytochrome c, with the protein MKNVKNLIKKSLLVTGCLWMSVIYPVYAQEKPEQKQEEQTVNKINRDDLIKYRNYVMTIKGNHTQALRLLVAKKINLRNQFITHAEALRALSFEMLRLFLPGSLGPKSRAKAEIWDQNGHLAKKFVEQTQIMEKEASQLVEVARYGSLDSIKKQLRSFEKNGCKGCHSEFRGEGQPDPIDEYKEDE; encoded by the coding sequence ATGAAAAATGTTAAGAACCTCATCAAAAAATCACTGTTGGTAACAGGATGTCTGTGGATGAGTGTGATCTATCCGGTATATGCACAGGAAAAACCTGAACAAAAACAGGAAGAACAGACCGTGAATAAAATCAACAGAGATGATTTAATCAAATATCGTAATTATGTCATGACGATCAAAGGAAATCACACACAGGCACTCCGTCTGCTAGTCGCTAAAAAAATCAACCTCAGAAATCAATTCATCACCCATGCAGAAGCATTGCGAGCATTGTCCTTTGAAATGCTTCGATTGTTTTTACCTGGAAGTCTGGGGCCAAAATCCAGAGCAAAGGCTGAGATATGGGATCAGAATGGCCATTTAGCCAAAAAGTTTGTGGAACAAACCCAGATCATGGAAAAAGAAGCATCGCAACTGGTTGAAGTGGCTCGATATGGAAGTCTGGACAGCATCAAAAAACAACTCCGATCCTTTGAAAAAAATGGATGCAAAGGATGCCATTCAGAATTTCGTGGTGAAGGTCAACCAGATCCGATTGATGAATACAAGGAAGATGAATAA
- a CDS encoding phosphoribosylanthranilate isomerase, translating into MYQVCVKICGLTSRDQAFACVDSGVSWLGFNCYPPSPRYISPEKIREICAQLPEEVNTVGVFVNEPLHQLEQIMNETGLVLAQLHGDETPEYTSALKISWMKAFRASPEFEISQIKQYGQQKFLLDAWHPNLYGGSGKTIDDWSLAAQAARQGTMFLAGGLRNANIAEAIQQVKPFGVDVCSGIESSPGVKDINKLKELLNTVHQTQLQLSANEQ; encoded by the coding sequence ATGTATCAAGTATGTGTAAAAATTTGTGGCCTGACTTCCAGAGATCAGGCGTTTGCCTGCGTGGATTCAGGCGTGTCCTGGCTGGGTTTTAACTGCTATCCTCCGTCACCACGATATATTTCACCTGAAAAAATCAGGGAGATTTGTGCGCAATTGCCTGAAGAGGTGAACACTGTTGGCGTGTTTGTCAATGAACCTCTCCATCAACTCGAACAAATCATGAATGAAACCGGCCTGGTTCTGGCACAGTTGCATGGTGATGAAACACCGGAATATACTTCAGCTCTTAAAATTTCGTGGATGAAAGCCTTCAGGGCGTCACCTGAATTTGAAATTTCTCAAATTAAACAATATGGTCAGCAAAAATTTCTGCTGGATGCCTGGCACCCCAACTTGTATGGTGGCTCTGGAAAAACCATTGATGACTGGTCTCTTGCGGCACAGGCCGCCAGACAAGGCACTATGTTTCTTGCGGGTGGACTCCGGAACGCAAATATCGCTGAAGCCATTCAACAGGTCAAACCTTTTGGCGTAGATGTTTGTAGCGGCATTGAATCTTCGCCCGGCGTCAAAGATATTAATAAATTAAAAGAACTTCTCAACACGGTTCATCAAACACAGTTACAACTCTCAGCAAACGAACAATAA